The following proteins come from a genomic window of Macaca thibetana thibetana isolate TM-01 chromosome 15, ASM2454274v1, whole genome shotgun sequence:
- the SLC31A2 gene encoding probable low affinity copper uptake protein 2 produces the protein MAMHFIFSDTVVLLFDFWSVHSPAGMALSVLVLLLLAVLYEGIKVGKAKLLHQVLVNLPTSISQQTIAETDGDSAGSDSSPVGRTHHRWYLCHFGQSLIHVIQVVIGYFIMLAVMSYNTWIFLGVVLGSAVGYYLAYPLLSTA, from the exons ATGGCG ATGCATTTCATCTTCTCAGATACGGTGGTGCTTCTGTTTGATTTCTGGAGTGTCCACAGTCCTGCTG GCATGGCCCTTTCGGTGTTGGTGCTCCTGCTCCTGGCTGTACTGTATGAAGGCATCAAGGTTGGCAAAGCCAAGCTGCTCCACCAGGTGCTGGTGAACCTGCCTACCTCTATCAGCCAGCAGACCATCGCAGAGACAGACGGAGACTCTGCAGGCTCAGATTCATCCCCTGTTGGCAGAACCCACCACAG GTGGTATTTGTGTCACTTTGGCCAGTCTCTAATCCATGTCATCCAGGTGGTCATCGGCTACTTCATCATGCTGGCCGTAATGTCCTACAACACCTGGATTTTCCTTGGTGTGGTCCTGGGCTCTGCTGTGGGCTACTACCTAGCTTACCCACTTCTCAGCACAGCTTAG